From Coffea arabica cultivar ET-39 chromosome 2e, Coffea Arabica ET-39 HiFi, whole genome shotgun sequence, the proteins below share one genomic window:
- the LOC113730899 gene encoding uncharacterized protein, translating to MSFLGKTISSLVNDPLFSTIITLCILIFLYFPTLFLSIIFSPVLISTSILLLSLLRLGAIQRTITSQEETLKENDPISAEFSVTHDDDHHVDRGWVSSKSKESSENGLGSDFCNMPTSFRTDSFVEWDVGAPLEVIYEEYEGQEDDEDDVLEGKRDAQMAVIERYASLSKFYPETDDSDSSSDEDFPAIRDWDPQENMCFRWEGEDRDGLIEIKLEGKGYSDGEEENLIEIDLSPAM from the coding sequence ATGTCATTCCTAGGAAAAACAATTTCCTCTCTCGTCAACGACCCATTATTCTCCACCATCATCACTCTCTGCATTCTAATTTTCCTCTACTTCCCGACTCTTTTCCTCTCCATCATCTTCTCCCCGGTCCTAATTTCCACCTCAATTCTCTTACTTTCCCTTCTTCGACTGGGCGCAATCCAGAGAACCATAACCTCCCAAGAGGAAACTTTAAAGGAAAATGATCCCATTTCTGCGGAATTCAGTGTCACCCATGATGATGACCATCATGTTGATCGCGGATGGGTCTCCTCCAAATCCAAGGAAAGCTCCGAAAATGGATTGGGTTCAGACTTTTGCAACATGCCGACGTCGTTTCGTACTGATTCCTTCGTTGAGTGGGACGTCGGGGCGCCACTGGAGGTGATATATGAGGAGTATGAAGGTCAAGAAGACGATGAGGACGACGTTTTGGAGGGAAAAAGAGATGCCCAGATGGCCGTTATTGAGAGGTACGCATCCCTGTCGAAGTTTTACCCGGAAACCGACGATTCGGATAGCTCCTCGGATGAGGATTTTCCGGCGATCAGAGATTGGGACCCGCAGGAGAATATGTGTTTCCGGTGGGAAGGGGAGGATAGAGATGGGCTGATAGAGATCAAACTGGAAGGGAAGGGGTATAGTGATGGTGAAGAAGAGAATCTAATTGAGATCGATCTTTCTCCAGCGATGTGA
- the LOC113730900 gene encoding uncharacterized protein: MASSAKRPQPIEEGYGAPWRDAKKGKIEAEEQASADYHPALPVRRVLLNPADCDIDFNIEEDGLRGSALYEEGFAYCWSGARANVGITGGKYCFGCKIIAHQPVDMDDTPLDQQHICRVGISRGDDVVGNLGETLHSFGFGGTGMFSNAGKYSGYGEQFDDGDTIICCVNLESKPMASIGFSKNGKWLGTAIQFHAGFGGLEVVNCPIKNLQWESALFPHVLLKNVEVQMQFRTEDGLVPQEGYKPWASAIEDRKVILGPTFQNVSDCELIMMVGLPAAGKSTWAENLVRAHPEKRYILLGTNLVLDQMKVPGLLRRHNYGERFDRLMQRATAIFNTLMSRASKVPRNFIIDQTNVYKNARKRKLKPFLNYRKIAVVVFPRPEELNNRSDKRNKEMGKEIPAQAVNEMLANYTLPMSKDMPNTDEYFDEVFFPELSRAESQRYLDQMKANLNASVVVSSHSDGMGFAGPWSNNAYSPYPPVGTPAGSNSYLCHGGYSHSGGSDCGNRFAASLDVNEPYRSYGAGYTSIAIDNNRMHMTEPYASLATVPFNSQDVYASQPRGSSHEMSIPSFGAPLRNKGSLPVGTPAGSNSYSYPINRLESYGSHGGYSHSGGSDGENRFAAPVNGNELYMSYGAGYTCSAADNNRMHMTETYASLTTVPFNSQVVYASQPQRSSQELLGTGPPTFGSTTAGPYGSPYGAPVPRPSYGNFPPGKEHHGGYGPPGPW, from the exons ATGGCGTCATCTGCAAAGCGTCCTCAGCCGATCGAAGAGGGTTACGGGGCGCCGTGGAGGGATGCCaagaaagggaaaattgaagcaGAAGAACAAGCCTCTGCTGATTATCATCCGGCGCTGCCGGTTCGTCGCGTCCTCCTCAATCCGGCCGATTGTGATATCG ATTTCAATATTGAAGAAGATGGTCTGCGTGGTTCAGCACTTTATGAGGAGGGATTTGCTTATTGCTGGTCTGGTGCCCGGGCCAACGTGGGAATCACTGGGGGAAAGTATTGCTTTGGGTGCAAAATTATTGCACATCAGCCAGTTGATATGGATGACACTCCACTGGACCAGCAGCATATATGTAGGGTTGGCATCTCAAGGGGAGATGATGTTGTTGGAAATCTTGGGGAGACCCTACACAGTTTTGGTTTTGGGGGCACAGGAATGTTTTCTAATGCAGGAAAATATTCAGGTTATGGAGAGCAGTTTGATGATGGTGACACTATAATTTGCTGTGTCAACCTTGAAAGTAAACCCATGGCTTCAATTGGTTTCTCAAAGAATGGGAAGTGGCTGGGAACTGCAATTCAGTTTCATGCAGGTTTTGGTGGCCTCGAAGTGGTTAATTGTCCAATCAAAAACTTGCAATGGGAATCAGCACTATTTCCTCATGTTTTGCTAAAAAATGTTGAAGTTCAGATGCAATTCAGGACTGAAGATGGATTAGTTCCACAAGAAGGCTACAAACCGTGGGCCTCTGCAATTGAGGATCGGAAGGTGATATTGGGACCTACGTTTCAGAATGTAAGTGATTGTGAACTAATAATGATGGTTGGATTACCTGCTGCTGGCAAGTCTACGTGGGCTGAGAATTTGGTCAGGGCTCATCCAGAAAAGCGATATATTCTGCTTGGAACCAATTTAGTCCTGGATCAGATGAAG GTGCCTGGTCTGCTTCGTAGACATAACTATGGTGAACGATTTGATCGTCTGATGCAACGAGCAACTGCGATTTTCAATACTCTTATGTCCAGAGCTTCCAAGGTGCCTCGCAATTTCATAATCGACCAAACAAATGTCTACAAGAATGCACGTAAACGCAAGCTGAAGCCATTTTTGAACTACCGTAAG ATTGCCGTTGTTGTTTTTCCGAGACCGGAAGAGCTCAATAATCGTTCAGATAAAAGGAACAAAGAAATGGGAAAAGAAATTCCTGCTCAAGCTGTAAATGAGATGTTAG CCAATTATACTTTGCCAATGAGCAAGGACATGCCCAATACAGATGAGTATTTTGATGAG GTTTTTTTCCCAGAGCTCAGCCGAGCAGAGTCGCAGAGATATTTAGATCAGATGAAAGCAAATCTCAATGCGAGTGTGGTGGTTTCCTCTCATTCTG ATGGCATGGGCTTTGCTGGACCTTGGTCTAATAATGCATATTCGCCTTATCCTCCTGTTGGAACACCTGCTGGAAGTAACTCATATTTGTGTCATGGAGGGTATTCTCATTCTGGTGGAAGTGATTGTGGAAATAGATTTGCTGCTTCTCTGGATGTGAATGAGCCTTACAGGAGCTATGGAGCAGGATATACGTCCATTGCTATTGATAATAACAGAATGCACATGACTGAACCCTATGCAAGTTTGGCTACAGTTCCATTCAACTCTCAAGATGTGTATGCTAGTCAGCCACGAGGAAGTTCTCATGAAATGTCTATTCCTTCATTTGGAGCCCCCCTGCGAAATAAAGGAAGTTTACCTG TTGGAACCCCTGCTGGAAGTAACTCTTATTCGTATCCAATTAATAGACTTGAAAGCTATGGCAGTCATGGAGGGTATTCTCACTCTGGTGGAAGTGATGGTGAAAATAGATTTGCTGCTCCTGTGAATGGGAATGAGCTTTATATGAGCTATGGAGCAGGATATACGTGCAGTGCTGCTGATAATAACAGAATGCACATGACTGAAACCTATGCAAGTTTGACTACAGTTCCGTTTAACTCTCAAGTTGTATATGCTAGTCAGCCACAACGTTCATCACAGGAGCTCTTGGGTACAGGACCACCTACATTTGGGTCTACTACAGCAGGACCATACG GTTCTCCATATGGAGCTCCTGTTCCAAGGCCTTCATATGGAAACTTCCCCCCCGGTAAAGAGCATCATGGAGGTTATGGCCCCCCAGGCCCATGGTAG